CAGGGCGCATAAGCGAGGAGTGAGTAAAGAGAAATGAGGATTAAGCGTCGCGAACCTACGATTGTGCCGTAAGCTGACTGCATTCACTCACTTCTCACCCTCGCCACTTAACTTCTTCCCATGATCGCCCTGATCCAGCGCGTCCTGTCTGCGCGCGTCGATGTCGACAACGAAACCGTAGGAACGATCGGCGCGGGCCTGCTCGCCTTGGTTGCCGTGCAGCCGGAGGACGGCGAGACGCAAGCCAAGCGCATGCTGGAACGCCTACTTGGCTACCGTGTATTTTCGGACGAGGCCGGCAAGATGAATCGCTCCCTGTCGGATACAGGTGGTGGCTTGTTGCTGGTCAGTCAGTTCACTCTGGCCGCCGATACACGCGCCGGCATGCGTCCCAGCTTTACCAGCGCCGCATCACCGGAACATGGGCGCCGCTGGTTCGAGCGGCTGGCGGCATTGGCAAAATCTTCGCATCCAACCGTGGAAATAGGTCGCTTCGGCGCCCATATGCAGGTACATCTGGTGAATGATGGTCCCGTAACGTTCTGGTTGGATGTGCCTTAAGGCAACGCGCGAACGAATGGCCCGAAAGGCTCCATACCCACGCCGAAGCCTGTGATTTGGCGCGATTTTTGCGTGGGTATTCTTCCGAAATTTTCCACTTGAACCTGGCCAAAAAAGCAGCACATCGCTATACTGATTGGTTCCTATCCCGCGGCGATTGGTATGAATAATAAAGCCCACGAGCAACAGTCAGAAATCAAAGCGCTTATCTCCAAGGGTTTGGAGCAGGGCTATCTGACTTACGCCGAGATCAACGATCACCTCCCCGACGACATCGTCGATCCGGAGCAGATCGAAGACATCATGGCGGTGCTCAAGGGTGTCGGCATCGACGTGCACGATGCCGCTCCGGATGCCGACCCGCTGACCGACAGCGCCCCCGGCTCCGCCACCGATGACGAAGCCGCCGCCGAAGAAGCCGTTGCCCTGCTGTCCGCCGTGGACGCCGAAGTGGGCCGCACCACCGATCCCGTGCGCATGTACATGCGCGAGATGGGCACGGTCGAGCTGCTGACCCGCGAAGGTGAAATCGCCATCGCCAAGCGCATCGAGGAAGGCCTCACCCAGGTGCAGACCGCCCTGGCGAGCTTCCCGCTGACCATCGAATTGCTACTGGAGGAATACGATCAGCACCTGGATGGCAAGCGCCGTCTCAGCGAAATCCTGGCCGGCTTCGCCGATCTGGAGCAGGCCGCCGACGCCGCCCAGGCCGAAGCCGAAGAGCAGGCCGCCGACAGCGAAAGCGACGAAGACGACGAAGACGTTGAAGGCGCCGGCGACGACGAGGATGCCGGTCCGAGCGGCCCCGATCCGGAAGAAGTGAAGCGCCGCATGGAACTGTTGCGCGACTACTACGGCAAGTTCCAGAAGGCCGCCCCCAAGGCAACCGACATCAATGACAAGAAAGTCACCAAGCTGCGCGACCAGATGGCTGAGGAATTCCTCAAGCTCAAGCTACCGTCCGCGCTGATCGATGGCTTCGTGCGCAAATTGCGCGAAGTCGTGGGCAACATCCGCCATCACGAGCGCATGCTGATGGACATCTTCGTCAAGCACGTGAAGATGCCCAAGGCCGAATTCCTCAAAACCTTCCCCAGCAACGAGGGCAACCTCGCCTGGGCGGAAGAGCTGGGCCGCAAGCGTCAGAAGTGGTCGCCCAACATCAAGCATTACCGTGAGCAGATCGATGTCGAGCAGGAAAAACTGCAAAACATCGAAAAGAAACTGTTCCTGCCACTGACCGACATCAAGGAAATCAACCGCAGCATGTCGGTAGGCGAAGCCAAGGCTCGCCGCGCCAAGAAGGAAATGGTGGAGGCCAACCTGCGTTTGGTGATCTCCATCGCCAAGAAGTACACCAACCGCGGCCTGCAATTCCTCGACTTGATCCAGGAAGGCAACATCGGCCTGATGAAGGCGGTGGACAAGTTCGAATACCGTCGTGGCTACAAGTTCTCCACCTATGCTACGTGGTGGATCCGCCAGGCCATCACCCGCTCGATCGCCGACCAGGCCCGCACCATCCGTATTCCGGTGCACATGATCGAAACGATCAACAAACTCAACCGCATCTCCCGCCAGATGCTGCAGCAGTTCGGCCGCGAGCCGACACCGGAAGAGCTGTCCAAGGAAATGGACATGCCCGAGGACAAAATCCGCAAGGTGCTGAAGATCGCCAAAGAGCCCATCTCCATGGAAACCCCGATCGGCGACGACGAAGATTCGCATCTGGGTGACTTCATCGAAGACATCAACGTCAGCTCGCCGATCGACTCGGCCACCGAGACCGGGCTGATCGAAACCGTGCGCGATGTCCTCGCCGGCCTCACCCCACGGGAAGCCAAAGTGCTGCGCATGCGCTTCGGCATCGATATGAACACCGACCACACCCTGGAAGAAGTCGGCAAGCAGTTCGACGTCACACGCGAGCGCATCCGCCAGATAGAGGCCAAGGCGCTGCGCAAGCTGCGTCACCCGAGTCGTTCCGAACAACTCCGCTCGTTTCTCGATATCGACTGAGCGCAACACATCAAACACCAACAAAAGCCCCGCAAATGCAGGGCTTTTTCTTTGCCTCCCCAGAAAACGAGGCATGATCAAGAGACGGAGTCTTCGCTGGGGTGACGAATCCGAGGTTTTTCACAACCTTGCAAGGTGAGTTGCTTGAGCATTCATTGCAGCGTGACGCCACATCACCACTGCGTACGACTGGGTAGCAGCTTCTTCAATTCCGCATCCGTAAGATTGCGCCATTGGCCCGGTTTCAAATGGCCCAGCTTCACATTGATGATGCGCACCCTGCGCAGTTGGGTCACGCGATAACCGAGCGCTGCCGCCATCAAACGTATTTGCCGGTTCAGGCCTTGCGTCAGCACGATGCCGAAGCCGAACTTGGCGATCTTGCGCGTCTTGCAGGGTTTGGTCATCTGCCCGTGAATGCGCACGCCGCGTGCCATGCCGGTCAGGAATTCCTCGGTCACCGGTTTGTTCACTGCAACCAGGTATTCCTTTTCGTGATGGTTTTCCACGCGCAGGATCTCGTTGACGATATCGCCGTTGCTGGTCAGCAGGATCAATCCCTCGGAATCCTTGTCCAGGCGTCCAATCGGAAAGATACGTTCCTGATGGGCGACAAAATCGATGATATTGCCGCTGACAGTTTGATCGGTGGTGCAGGTAATGCCCACTGGCTTGTTCAGTGCGATATAGACCCCGCGCTTGGCCGCTGGCGTGCTGGCCAGGATGCGCGCCTTGACGATCTCGCCATCGACACGCACTTCGTCACCTTCCAGCGCCTTGGCGCCGGTGGTGACGACCTTGCCATTGATGGTGACGCGTCCGGCCAGCAGCCACTCGTCCGCCTCGCGGCGCGAACACAGACCAGCTTCGCTGATGTACTTGTTGACGCGCATGGTAGGTTTTACGAACGCAAGCCCACGCCGCGGCGAAGCAGACTCAACGCAAGCCACGACAAGCCGGTCACGAAGATCACCATCACGCCAAAGGCCACGCCAACATGCACGTCGCTGATGCCCAGCACGCCGAAGCGGAACGCGTTGACCATGTACAGGATCGGGTTGATGCGCGAAATGGCCTGCCAGGGTTCGCTGAGCATGTTCACCGAATAGAACACGCCACCCAAGTAGGTCAGCGGCGTGAGCACGAAGGTGGGCACCAGGGCGATATCATCGAATTTCTTGGCGTAGATGGCATTCACAAAGCCGGCCAGCGAGAAGATCGTGGCGCCGAACAGCACCGACAGGATGGTGATCAGCGGATGCGCCACGTGCAGGTTGGTAAAGAACAACGCGATCAACAGCACCAGCAAGCCGACGATAAGGCCCCGCACCACGGCGCCGGTCACGTAGCCGAGCAAAATCACCCAGTTCGACATGGGCGACACCAGCATCTCTTCCACCGAGCGCTGAAACTTGGCGCCAAAGAAGGAGCTGGAAATGTTGCCGTAGCTGTTGGTGATGATGCTCATCATCACTAGGCCCGGCACGATGTACTGCATATAGGTGAATTCACCCTGGATGCTACCGATGCGACTGCCGATCAGCTTGCCGAAGATCACGAAATACAGCGTCATCGTGATGGCCGGTGGAATCAGCGTCTGCGTCCAGATGCGCATGATGCGCACGATCTCGCGGCGCATGATGGTTTGCAGGGCAACCAGGTTGCTGGCGAAATGACTCATGCTAAGTTCTCCTTGCCGGATTCCTGCCTGACCTGCTCTTGTCCACCCTGTTCTTGTCGACCCTGCTGTTGTCGACCATTCTCGACCAGGCGCACGAAAAGTTCTTCCAGGCGGTTGGTCTTGTTACGCATGGAGGTCACGCTGATACCGTGCGTGCTGAAGGCTTCGAACAGCGTGTTCATGGCCTGCGTACGCGGCATTTCAGCTTCCAGCGTGCGCTCGTCGATGCGGCGGAAGGTGATGCCGGTCAGGATGGGTAGGTGTTCCGGAAGGTTGGCCGCGTCGAACACAAAGGTTTCCACGTCCAACTTGGCCAGCAACTGCTTCATCGTGGTGTTTTCCACGATGGTGCCGTGGTCGATGATGGCGATATTGCGGCACAGCTGCTCGGCTTCTTCCAGATAGTGCGTGGTAAGGATCACCGTGGTGCCGGCCGCATTGATGCCGCTGATGAACTGCCACATCGAGCGACGAATCTCGATATCCACGCCGGCGGTCGGTTCGTCCAGGATCAACAGGCGCGGCTCGTTCATCATCGCGCGGGCGATCATCAGGCGACGCTTCATGCCGCCGGACAACATGCGTGCCTGATCCTGCGCCTTCTCCCACAAACGTAGTTCCTTCAGGTATTTTTCGGCGCGTTCGGCGGCGATCTTGCGCGGAATACCGTAGAAGCCAGCTTCGTTCACGCAGATATCGAATGGCTTCTCGAACTGGTTGAAGTTGATCTCCTGTGGAACCAGGCCGATCAGCTTCATCGCCTCGTTGCGGCGCTTGTTGACGGAGACGCCGAAAATCTCCGCGTCGCCGTTGGTGGAGTTCACCAATGAGGAGAGAATGCCGATCAGTGTGGATTTACCGGCACCGTTGGGGCCCAGCAGGGCGAAAAAGTCGCCAGGCCGCACCGTGAGGCTGATGCCCTTGAGGGCCTGGACACCGTTGCCGTAGGTTTTACGCAGGTCTTTGACGACCAGTGCGGGGGTAGAGGACATGAGCTGCACCATAGAGTTGGGGGATGCTCTGGCGCAGAGTGCGCCAGAGCATCCCATGCCCTTTATTATAGCGGGCCTTGTCCCGACGGCTGGTCTGGTCGGGCGTACCGACTGTTTCCCATCCGGATATTTGCATGGCCGAACATTTCACCCTACGTCTTGCCGACAGCTACATGCTTGCTCCCAGCGTGCGCCACCTAGCCTTCGAGCGCGTCGATAGGCAACCTCTGGCGTTCATTCCCGGGCAGTTCCTGCAGATTCACTTCCATTACGACGACGGTACGGCCACCAAGCGCAGCTATTCGGTGGCGACCGTGGGCGACGGCAGCTCGCCGGTACAGCGCATCGAGATGGCGGTGAGCTACGTGGATGGCGGCGCGGCGACCAAGTTGCTGAGCGGGCTTGAACTGGGTGGAACCATCGAGGCAAGCGGCCCGTACGGGCGGTTCTGCCTGCAAGACGGCGACACGCATCCGCGCTACTTGCTGCTTGCGACGGGCACCGGTGTTACGCCGTACCGTGCCATGTTGCCGCAGTTCGAAAAGCTGCTTGCGAAAGGCGATCGTGAAGTGGTGCTGCTTTACGGTGCGCGCAATGAGGCTGAGTTGCTTTATGGCGAAGAATTCGAAGCCTTCGCGCAAGCCCATCCCGGTTTCACCTTCCACGGTTGCCTGAGCCGACAGTCTCGTGCGGTGCCGCGCTCCCACGATCGTTCCGGTCACGTGCAGAGCGTGCTGGTCGAAATCGCTCCTGCCGCGGAGCGGGACATCGCTTATCTGTGTGGCAATCCCAACATGGTCGATGCCGCTTTCAATGCACTGAAGGAATTCGGTTTGCCGATTCTGCAGATTCGTCGCGAGAAATACATTTCTTCGCGCTGATACCGATGAGGTGAGCGAAGCAGACGCTCGTCGCCAGCTAAGGTGTTTACCTGATATCGAATTTTCACCTTGTAGATAGTCTTAGCGGCGCTCTAACACTCATCTCTGGTACATACACATGACTCTCCCTGCTCCTTCGGTCCAGGCCGTGTTGACTGAGTTTGCCCACCACCATGGTATTGCCGGGTTTACCTTAAGCCATGAAGGCACCGCTGCCTTGCGCCTGCCAGATGGCATGGAAGTTTTCCTGGAAGTAGTGGAAACCGCCGCGAAGTTGTTTGTCTACGTCCCGTTGGACACCCTTCCCCAAGGACAAGCGCGCCAGGCTTATCTGGAACAACTGTTGCACCTCAATTGCCTGGAGCATGGCACGGTAGGCGCCACGCTCGCCGTGGATAGCCATACCGAGACCGTTTTACTGCAAATCGGTCTCCCGCTCGCGGAATTGACGGCGCCGCGTTTAGAAGCCTCCATGCAAATCCTAGTGCAGCGCCAGCCACTTCTTGTCGCGTTGTTGCGCAGACCAGTCTCCGCACACTCATTAATGACTAATTAGGAATAGCCTCATGCATGTTGGTCCTTATCAGCGCGTTAATCCTTATCAACGTGAGGTATCTGTGTCGGATACCTCGCAATCACCTGCCAGTGATGCACCAACGCCCGCTGGCAGAGGCGTTTTTCACGGTACCCAAGTCTTGGATGCGCCACCTGCTCGGGGTGGGCGAGGCACGGACCATGGGCCTCGCGGCAGGTTCAGCGGGCGAGGCCAGTCCAGGTCCACCGGTAACCATCACACGTCGGCACCGGTTCCTTCGTCAGGTCGCGGTGCGCCTCTCTCGCCCAATGCGGCCCCAGGTATCCACACAGAGTCAGCGCCGGTGGATGGGAGGCCGGCCGTTAAGGGCAAAGCACCGGCTGCACCGATCCAATCAGCCGGCGCACTGCGCGCGGCATTGCGAGCGCAACCGTGCCGGTTAAATGTGTTGACGTGTGCATGCTGGTTCAAAATGATGAAACACTTCGATCGGCCTACGCCGGATGATCTCAAGTTGCTCGTGGAGCAGCTCCCCACGCTTGTAAGCAACTCACTCGAGAAGACATTGAATGAGCAAACGTATGCCCAATGGAGCTCGCTATTTCTAAAAGTCGGGAACGACCCTCATGGCAGGCAGCAGTTGGAACCGTTATTGCACGCCATGGCCGACTGGTTGAACGGCCTGCCAGAAGGATTGGGGCCTCGGGCCGTGGGCACCCTCCTTTACAACTTGCAGGCGATGCCATCCACCCCGGGCACCGAGGCGGTGCTGCAGGCCATGGCCTGGCACATTTCCAAGACACCCTTTTTAGATGCCCAAGCCATCGGCAATGCCCTGTACGGGCTGCAGAACATGCCTTCGACGGACGGCACCGAGGAGGTGTTGCAGGCCATGGCTAAGCACATTTCCCCCGAGCTCTCTTTATCTGCCCAAGCCATCGGCAATGCCCTGTACGGGCTGCAAAACATGTCGTCGACTCCAGGCACCGAGGCGGTGCTGCTGGCCATAGCTGAGCACATTTCCCCCGAGCTCTCTTTATCTGCCTAAGCCATCGGCAATGCTCTGTACGGGCTGCAAAACATGCCGCCGACGGCGGGTACTCACGCGGTGCTGTATGCTTTGGTCGTGCATGCGAAACGCATCAGCGCTAATGATTTGGCCGGTATCCCGCCGGAAACCTATCTGTCCGAGTGTATCTTCAGCGTGAGAAACCATCTCACCCATCCCTCGGTACCCTCTTTAATCACCCAGATCAGTGGCTCATTGAACTTGCCACTCCGTCCGCAGGACCTCATGCCTGCGACCTATTCCAAGACGCTTTGGTGGTTACTAAACCCTCGACACATTTATCCTGATCCCCAACACGGTCACCTACTTGCAGTGGATCTTCACTACTTGTCACACAAGTTAGGTCACGCGTTTTGCACCATGGCGCTCCATCAGCTACTACCCTCCCGCGACGCCCTCCGGGTCGTCTATGGTTCATCGCGTCATCTGGCTGCGAACAAAGGGAAGATGCGTGCAAGCGCGGAACTAGCGCTGAGTCAATTTAAGGGTGAGGGGTACACCATGACCTATGCGTTCCAGGAAAACCAACCCTACGTGCAGGTCACGAAGAAGGCAGGGAACGCGCATCACCCACTTCCACCGGGGCAATGGAATGTAGCGGCCAAAGCGTTTGTTCCAAGATCCCGCGCTGCGGTGGCAGAGGAACATCACAACGAAGAAACCTAATCGGACGTCACGATGAGGTCCGATCGAAATGATCTTCGTACCCGGAGCAGCGTAGGGATGCCATCCAGAACCGTGTTACGCATCGTTGTTGTCACAGTGGTTATCAGTGCACTCGCCTATCCGTGCTGGCGAATGGATAAGTCGTCGCACGTGGTGCCGGAAAACACCACGTCGACACCCGCCTCGTTGACAGCCGCATCTGGCAAGTACAATACAACGGCGCTTTTTTATGCCTTGCAAGATGATTATGCCGAGACGTTTCAGTGACGATCCGCGGCACATCCATCGGCTGCTATGGCGGGTGTACCTGCATGGGTAAATCCATCCGCGCGATTACAAAAATTCCCGCCAGCCTTGCGTATGGCGCAGGATCAATGCAGTCAGACTGGCGATTTGTTCGGTGCTGTCATTGAGTGCGGGGATATAGCGCAGCGCTTCGCCTCCGGCAGCCGTAAAGAAATCGCGGTTCTGCATGGCGATTTCCTCTAGCGTTTCCAGGCAATCCACCGCGAAGCCGGGGCAGGCCACGTCTAGTTGTTTGATACCTTCCGCAGCGAGGCGACGCACGGTGGCGTCGGTGTAAGGTTGCAGCCACGGCTCGCGTCCCACGCGTGACTGAAAGCTCACCAGAAGCTGCGTTTCATCCTGTCCAAGTCGCTGCCGCAGTTGTTTTGCGGTGGCGTGGCACTGATGGAAATACGGATCACCCGCATCCACATAGCGCTGCGGAATGCCGTGGAACGACAGCAGCAGCTTTTCGCCGCGGCCATGTGCTGCCCACCAGCGTTCGACCGATAGCGCCAGAGCTTCGATATGCCCGTCATCATCGTGATAGTCGTTGACGATGCGCAGCTCCGGTGGCCAACGCAATTGCTTGAACGTATCGGCCACGGCATCGATCACCGAGCCGGTGGACGTGGCCGAGTACTGCGGATACAGCGGCAACACCAGCAGGCGCCGCACGCCTTCGCGCTGGAGCTGCTCGATTTGCGCACGCACGGAAGGGGTGCCGTAGCGCATAGCCAGCGCTACGCGGATCGGCCCCGGCCGGCCTTGCCGCAACGTGGCGTGCAAAGCGGTAGCGAGCTTTTCCGAGCCAACCCGTAGTGGAGAACCTTTGGCCGTCCACACCCGCGCATAAGCGCGCGCGGAACGTGCCGGGCGGATGCGCAGAATCACCCCGTGCAAGATCAGACGCCACAACCAGCGCGGGTATTCGATCACGCGTGGGTCGCCCAGAAACTCCGCTAGATAGGGGCGTAGTGCCCGCGCGGTAGGGGCATCTGGTGTGCCAAGATTCACGAGCAATA
The sequence above is a segment of the Dyella sp. M7H15-1 genome. Coding sequences within it:
- the dtd gene encoding D-aminoacyl-tRNA deacylase, with translation MIALIQRVLSARVDVDNETVGTIGAGLLALVAVQPEDGETQAKRMLERLLGYRVFSDEAGKMNRSLSDTGGGLLLVSQFTLAADTRAGMRPSFTSAASPEHGRRWFERLAALAKSSHPTVEIGRFGAHMQVHLVNDGPVTFWLDVP
- the rpoD gene encoding RNA polymerase sigma factor RpoD; its protein translation is MNNKAHEQQSEIKALISKGLEQGYLTYAEINDHLPDDIVDPEQIEDIMAVLKGVGIDVHDAAPDADPLTDSAPGSATDDEAAAEEAVALLSAVDAEVGRTTDPVRMYMREMGTVELLTREGEIAIAKRIEEGLTQVQTALASFPLTIELLLEEYDQHLDGKRRLSEILAGFADLEQAADAAQAEAEEQAADSESDEDDEDVEGAGDDEDAGPSGPDPEEVKRRMELLRDYYGKFQKAAPKATDINDKKVTKLRDQMAEEFLKLKLPSALIDGFVRKLREVVGNIRHHERMLMDIFVKHVKMPKAEFLKTFPSNEGNLAWAEELGRKRQKWSPNIKHYREQIDVEQEKLQNIEKKLFLPLTDIKEINRSMSVGEAKARRAKKEMVEANLRLVISIAKKYTNRGLQFLDLIQEGNIGLMKAVDKFEYRRGYKFSTYATWWIRQAITRSIADQARTIRIPVHMIETINKLNRISRQMLQQFGREPTPEELSKEMDMPEDKIRKVLKIAKEPISMETPIGDDEDSHLGDFIEDINVSSPIDSATETGLIETVRDVLAGLTPREAKVLRMRFGIDMNTDHTLEEVGKQFDVTRERIRQIEAKALRKLRHPSRSEQLRSFLDID
- a CDS encoding pseudouridine synthase, which gives rise to MRVNKYISEAGLCSRREADEWLLAGRVTINGKVVTTGAKALEGDEVRVDGEIVKARILASTPAAKRGVYIALNKPVGITCTTDQTVSGNIIDFVAHQERIFPIGRLDKDSEGLILLTSNGDIVNEILRVENHHEKEYLVAVNKPVTEEFLTGMARGVRIHGQMTKPCKTRKIAKFGFGIVLTQGLNRQIRLMAAALGYRVTQLRRVRIINVKLGHLKPGQWRNLTDAELKKLLPSRTQW
- a CDS encoding ABC transporter permease — its product is MSHFASNLVALQTIMRREIVRIMRIWTQTLIPPAITMTLYFVIFGKLIGSRIGSIQGEFTYMQYIVPGLVMMSIITNSYGNISSSFFGAKFQRSVEEMLVSPMSNWVILLGYVTGAVVRGLIVGLLVLLIALFFTNLHVAHPLITILSVLFGATIFSLAGFVNAIYAKKFDDIALVPTFVLTPLTYLGGVFYSVNMLSEPWQAISRINPILYMVNAFRFGVLGISDVHVGVAFGVMVIFVTGLSWLALSLLRRGVGLRS
- a CDS encoding ABC transporter ATP-binding protein, producing MSSTPALVVKDLRKTYGNGVQALKGISLTVRPGDFFALLGPNGAGKSTLIGILSSLVNSTNGDAEIFGVSVNKRRNEAMKLIGLVPQEINFNQFEKPFDICVNEAGFYGIPRKIAAERAEKYLKELRLWEKAQDQARMLSGGMKRRLMIARAMMNEPRLLILDEPTAGVDIEIRRSMWQFISGINAAGTTVILTTHYLEEAEQLCRNIAIIDHGTIVENTTMKQLLAKLDVETFVFDAANLPEHLPILTGITFRRIDERTLEAEMPRTQAMNTLFEAFSTHGISVTSMRNKTNRLEELFVRLVENGRQQQGRQEQGGQEQVRQESGKENLA
- a CDS encoding FAD-binding oxidoreductase, producing MAEHFTLRLADSYMLAPSVRHLAFERVDRQPLAFIPGQFLQIHFHYDDGTATKRSYSVATVGDGSSPVQRIEMAVSYVDGGAATKLLSGLELGGTIEASGPYGRFCLQDGDTHPRYLLLATGTGVTPYRAMLPQFEKLLAKGDREVVLLYGARNEAELLYGEEFEAFAQAHPGFTFHGCLSRQSRAVPRSHDRSGHVQSVLVEIAPAAERDIAYLCGNPNMVDAAFNALKEFGLPILQIRREKYISSR
- a CDS encoding type III secretion system chaperone, producing the protein MTLPAPSVQAVLTEFAHHHGIAGFTLSHEGTAALRLPDGMEVFLEVVETAAKLFVYVPLDTLPQGQARQAYLEQLLHLNCLEHGTVGATLAVDSHTETVLLQIGLPLAELTAPRLEASMQILVQRQPLLVALLRRPVSAHSLMTN
- the hemH gene encoding ferrochelatase, whose translation is MPRSHYTGLAGPSYDQPAQAGVLLVNLGTPDAPTARALRPYLAEFLGDPRVIEYPRWLWRLILHGVILRIRPARSARAYARVWTAKGSPLRVGSEKLATALHATLRQGRPGPIRVALAMRYGTPSVRAQIEQLQREGVRRLLVLPLYPQYSATSTGSVIDAVADTFKQLRWPPELRIVNDYHDDDGHIEALALSVERWWAAHGRGEKLLLSFHGIPQRYVDAGDPYFHQCHATAKQLRQRLGQDETQLLVSFQSRVGREPWLQPYTDATVRRLAAEGIKQLDVACPGFAVDCLETLEEIAMQNRDFFTAAGGEALRYIPALNDSTEQIASLTALILRHTQGWREFL